In the Amblyraja radiata isolate CabotCenter1 chromosome 13, sAmbRad1.1.pri, whole genome shotgun sequence genome, one interval contains:
- the kcnj13 gene encoding inward rectifier potassium channel 13, whose protein sequence is MGIVFNNSDEKDTSPLIGARYKRIVTKDGRSNLKIEALPGKSIEHLKDIWSILVEMRWRWMLLTFSGAFVAHWLFFACFWYLLAYTHGDLDVLDHSNPPENHTICVKYIDSFTAAFSFSLETQLTIGYGTMYPDGDCPAAIALLAVQMLLGLMVEALITGAFVAKIAKPKLRATAIKFSYFATVAQHEGEPCLMFRIANLWQSPLTNVKVAAILYQEYKTLNLLQKNINFRIDHLNSNKCPYLIFPLMFYHSINQYSPLYPLVQGKMPPYYEIVIFLSAEQEGTGETCQKRTSYIPEEIKLNQQFAPVISCTSKGYYKINMNNFDKTIPGFPVLFNTREAKQNDFVVNFNSDHVDTMLFHDSAV, encoded by the exons ATGGGCATCGTTTTTAACAATAGTGACGAAAAGGACACTTCTCCACTTATAGGCGCACGGTACAAAAGAATTGTCACAAAGGATGGCCGCAGTAACCTCAAGATAGAAGCCCTTCCTGGAAAAAGCATTGAACACCTAAAAGATATCTGGTCGATCTTGGTGGAAATGAGATGGCGTTGGATGTTACTGACTTTCTCGGGAGCTTTCGTGGCTCACTGGCTCTTCTTTGCGTGCTTTTGGTATTTATTGGCATACACACATGGCGATTTAGATGTGTTGGATCATAGCAACCCACCAGAAAACCATACCATCTGTGTGAAATATATTGACAGCTTCACAGCAGCCTTCTCGTTCTCACTGGAAACTCAGCTTACAATTGGTTATGGAACCATGTACCCTGATGGTGATTGTCCAGCTGCCATTGCTCTCCTTGCAGTCCAAATGCTGTTGGGACTTATGGTGGAAGCATTAATTACAG gcGCCTTTGTGGCAAAGATTGCCAAACCAAAGCTGAGAGCAACTGCAATTAAATTTAGTTACTTTGCTACTGTAGCACAACATGAAGGGGAACCATGCCTGATGTTTAGAATAGCCAACTTATGGCAAAGTCCATTAACAAATGTTAAAGTGGCTGCCATTTTATACCAAGAGTATAAAACTCTAAATCTTTTGCAGAAGAACATCAATTTCCGCATTGACCATTTGAACTCTAATAAATGCCCTTACCTCATCTTTCCATTGATGTTCTATCACTCCATCAATCAATATAGTCCTCTCTATCCATTGGTTCAAGGAAAGATGCCACCATACTACGAGATAGTAATTTTTTTGTCAGCAGAACAGGAAGGTACTGGAGAGACTTGCCAGAAGAGAACCTCTTATATTCCTGAAGAAATTAAACTCAACCAACAGTTTGCTCCTGTGATAAGCTGCACTTCGAAAGGGTACTACAAAATTAATATGAACAACTTCGACAAGACAATCCCAGGATTTCCTGTACTATTTAATACAAGGGAGGCAAAGCAGAATGATTTTGTTGTCAACTTCAACAGTGATCATGTTGATACTATGCTATTCCATGACAGCGCCGTTTGA